The following proteins are co-located in the Dyadobacter chenwenxiniae genome:
- a CDS encoding L-histidine N(alpha)-methyltransferase, protein MSDNTFAKDIHKGLSAPLKYISSKYFYDDIGSGIFQDIMNMPEYYPTACEFEILSLQGQQIIDKLDFAQPFNIVEFGAGDGIKTRQLLRTLVESGVEFSYVPIDISKKAIEELEANMLDHLPDLQIKPMIGNYFSMIEELASSETPSLFLFLGGNIGNYEKDEVNDLLKSFNSSMKPGDKLLTGFDLQKNPATIRFAYDDPKGITKAFNMNLLHRINRELGGNILTNQFDFYSHYNPMNGEVRSYLVSLVAQKIHLQRMDKCYYFEQNELIRTELSRKYTLKEIEEAAKINGYKVLEHFLDCKHYFTDSLWVKE, encoded by the coding sequence ATGTCAGATAATACATTTGCAAAAGATATACACAAAGGGCTTTCCGCTCCATTAAAATATATATCCTCAAAATATTTTTACGACGACATTGGCAGCGGCATTTTTCAGGACATTATGAATATGCCGGAATATTATCCGACGGCCTGTGAATTCGAGATTTTATCATTGCAAGGGCAGCAAATCATCGACAAACTGGATTTCGCGCAACCTTTCAACATTGTCGAATTTGGAGCTGGTGACGGCATTAAGACGCGCCAGTTGCTCAGAACACTTGTGGAAAGCGGTGTAGAATTCTCTTATGTGCCCATTGATATATCCAAAAAGGCGATTGAAGAGCTGGAAGCCAATATGCTCGATCATTTACCCGATTTACAGATCAAGCCAATGATCGGCAATTATTTCTCCATGATTGAAGAACTGGCCTCATCAGAAACGCCCAGTCTTTTTTTGTTTCTTGGCGGGAATATCGGAAATTATGAAAAGGACGAAGTCAATGATCTGTTAAAGAGCTTTAACAGCAGCATGAAACCAGGCGATAAGTTACTCACAGGCTTTGACTTACAGAAGAATCCAGCCACTATCCGCTTCGCATATGACGACCCGAAAGGCATTACCAAGGCATTCAATATGAACCTTTTGCACCGGATCAACCGCGAGTTGGGCGGAAATATCCTGACAAACCAATTCGACTTTTATTCACATTATAATCCAATGAATGGTGAAGTAAGGAGCTATCTGGTTAGTCTGGTCGCACAGAAAATTCATCTTCAGCGGATGGACAAATGTTATTATTTTGAGCAAAACGAACTCATCCGCACGGAGTTATCCAGAAAATATACATTAAAAGAAATCGAAGAAGCCGCCAAGATAAACGGATACAAAGTCCTTGAACACTTCCTGGATTGCAAGCATTATTTTACGGATAGTCTTTGGGTGAAGGAATAA
- a CDS encoding sigma-54-dependent transcriptional regulator, translating to MKKILIIDDEEKLRSLIARVITLEGFEVLEAGDLKSAVKKLDHSDIDVVLCDVKLPDGNGVDFLTTIREKYPLLETILLTAYGNIPDGVQAIKNGAFDYITKGDDNNKIIPLIYRALEKADLNKRVVSLEKQLGEKHSFDAIIGKSKKLLACIDLARRVAPTDTTVLLLGETGTGKEVFAQSIHQASARSKKTFVAINCSAFGKDLLESEMFGHKAGAFTGATKDKKGLFDEAHNGTIFLDEIGELAPDLQAKLLRVLESGEFIKIGDTQPTKVNVRIIAATNRDLQKEIASGDFRSDLFYRISAFQITIPALRERAGDIESLAKSFAAQYALKVNKKIKSLSPEYVNALENNSWNGNIRELKNVIERSVILTDGPVLDIESLPFELLLARNDGNKNLSAFSLASAEKLHVQKVLNYTNGNKAEAARLLEVGIATLYRKIEEYKL from the coding sequence GTGAAGAAAATACTGATCATTGACGACGAGGAGAAGCTGAGAAGTCTGATTGCCAGGGTGATAACACTCGAAGGATTTGAAGTTCTGGAAGCCGGAGATCTGAAATCGGCCGTCAAAAAGCTGGACCACAGCGATATAGATGTTGTATTGTGCGACGTAAAATTGCCGGACGGTAACGGTGTAGATTTTCTCACAACGATCCGCGAAAAATATCCTTTGCTGGAAACGATCCTGCTCACAGCCTACGGCAACATTCCCGACGGTGTGCAGGCCATCAAAAACGGCGCTTTTGACTATATCACCAAAGGCGACGATAATAATAAGATCATTCCTCTTATTTACAGGGCTTTGGAAAAAGCCGATCTTAATAAAAGGGTTGTTTCGCTGGAAAAACAGCTAGGCGAAAAACACTCCTTCGACGCTATTATCGGCAAATCCAAAAAACTGCTTGCCTGCATTGACCTCGCCCGCCGCGTGGCGCCTACGGACACGACCGTGTTGCTTTTGGGTGAAACCGGGACTGGAAAAGAAGTTTTTGCGCAGTCCATCCACCAGGCCAGCGCACGTTCCAAAAAGACATTTGTTGCGATAAACTGTTCTGCCTTTGGGAAGGATCTGCTTGAAAGCGAGATGTTTGGACATAAAGCAGGCGCATTTACAGGCGCGACAAAAGATAAGAAAGGGCTCTTTGATGAGGCGCACAACGGCACTATTTTTCTGGACGAAATTGGAGAGCTCGCGCCGGACTTGCAAGCCAAGTTGCTGCGGGTGCTGGAATCGGGGGAATTTATAAAGATAGGCGACACGCAACCAACCAAGGTGAACGTGCGCATTATTGCGGCAACTAACCGCGACTTACAAAAAGAAATAGCCTCCGGCGATTTCAGAAGCGACCTTTTTTATCGGATATCTGCCTTTCAGATCACCATTCCCGCATTACGCGAGCGGGCAGGCGACATTGAATCACTTGCAAAAAGTTTTGCCGCTCAATATGCCTTGAAAGTCAATAAAAAGATCAAATCTCTGTCGCCGGAATATGTTAATGCACTGGAAAATAATTCCTGGAATGGCAATATCCGCGAACTGAAAAATGTGATCGAAAGAAGCGTCATACTCACAGACGGTCCTGTGCTGGACATTGAGAGCCTGCCCTTTGAATTGCTATTGGCCCGGAATGACGGGAATAAGAATCTTTCTGCATTCTCTCTCGCCAGTGCCGAAAAGCTGCACGTTCAGAAAGTGCTGAATTATACCAATGGCAACAAGGCGGAAGCTGCGCGGTTACTGGAAGTTGGAATCGCTACGCTTTACAGAAAAATTGAGGAATATAAGTTGTAA
- a CDS encoding DinB family protein: protein MYPLTTTAISEAYNRVRQHSETICEPLETEDYVPQPVPFVSPPKWHLAHSTWFFETFILKPFMPGYQVFDTDYNYLFNSYYNNVGERTLRTDRGNVTRPTTRNVYAYRQHVDRHMSELLETLTDPEALALVELGLHHEQQHQELLVTDIKYILGHNPLFPVYKSGHNLVDDTNGEGGFATISEGVYEIGFNSDELVTSSVSTMSSMSWADTKCICTNLKFPKLWLPMQNSSHSWKRAVIRTLTCGWTKAGRG, encoded by the coding sequence ATGTATCCACTGACAACCACCGCCATTAGTGAAGCATATAATCGGGTCAGGCAACATTCAGAAACGATATGTGAACCGCTTGAAACCGAAGACTATGTGCCGCAGCCCGTTCCGTTTGTAAGCCCGCCAAAGTGGCACCTGGCGCATTCAACGTGGTTTTTTGAAACATTCATCCTCAAACCGTTCATGCCCGGCTACCAGGTTTTTGACACTGATTATAACTATCTCTTTAACAGTTATTACAATAATGTCGGCGAGCGCACGCTGCGCACCGACAGGGGAAATGTTACGCGGCCGACGACCAGAAATGTGTATGCTTACCGGCAACATGTGGATCGTCATATGTCCGAACTGCTCGAAACATTAACCGATCCGGAAGCACTGGCGCTGGTAGAACTTGGCCTGCACCACGAGCAGCAGCACCAGGAATTGCTCGTTACCGACATTAAGTACATTCTGGGCCACAACCCGCTGTTTCCGGTTTACAAATCGGGCCATAACCTGGTTGATGATACAAATGGAGAAGGAGGTTTTGCCACAATTTCAGAGGGCGTTTATGAAATAGGGTTCAATAGTGACGAGTTAGTGACGAGTTCTGTTTCGACAATGAGCTCAATGAGCTGGGCAGACACAAAGTGTATCTGCACGAATTTGAAATTTCCAAAGCTTTGGTTACCAATGCAGAATTCATCGCATTCATGGAAGCGGGCGGTTATCAGGACTTTAACCTGTGGCTGGACGAAGGCTGGTCGTGGGTGA
- a CDS encoding CocE/NonD family hydrolase, protein MNSSTRAVRWQLSLFLSFSAVNAMLLCGAVASLAQSKVNEDSLYIRQNYTKIERMIPMRDGVKLFTSIYLPKDISASKKYPVLLNRTPYSVAPYGETLFKTALGPSMHFARDGYIVVYQDVRGKYMSEGEFEAYRPFIPHKKNKTDTDESSDTYDTIEWLISNIDGNNGKVGSWGISAPGYYTTMTAVEAHSALKVASPQAPVADWFMGDDRHHNGAFFLMGTFAFLSSYGAPRPEPTSKGTPQFSAYGTPDSYEFYKNLGPLKNVNEKIFKNQNRIWNQMMENETYNDFWKARTPVPHLKNIKPAVMVVGGWFDQEDLYGPLKTYQGIENNKPKSPNLLVMGPWIHGGWARGTGESLGNIRFGSQTSAFYQKEIEFPFFSHYLKDQPQPSLPKAYIFETGANEWRKYDQWPPKNAVLKKLYLHPDGTLSFSPTMTTMQVGAKPAFDEYESDPNKPVPYTSEIRIIRGSDFMYEDQRFAALRPDVLVYQSEVLKEDVTISGNVVADLFISSTGTDADFVVKLIDVYPGDAPNDSPINPNMKMGGFQLLVRGEVMRAKFRNSFSNPVPLTPDKIEEVKFDMQDAAHRFKKGHKIMIQVQSSWFPLVDRNPQKFVNIYKADEQDFQKAKHKVYLSGEHSSYVGVSVVE, encoded by the coding sequence GTGAACAGTTCTACCCGCGCCGTAAGATGGCAGCTATCTCTTTTCCTTAGCTTTTCCGCCGTCAATGCGATGCTGCTTTGCGGGGCGGTGGCAAGTCTGGCGCAGTCGAAAGTGAATGAGGATTCGCTTTACATCCGGCAAAACTATACCAAGATCGAACGGATGATTCCGATGCGGGATGGCGTTAAGCTGTTCACTTCCATTTATTTACCCAAAGACATTTCGGCTTCTAAAAAGTATCCTGTTCTCTTAAACCGCACACCTTACTCAGTAGCACCTTACGGTGAAACATTATTCAAAACCGCCCTCGGCCCAAGCATGCACTTTGCGCGCGATGGCTACATTGTTGTGTATCAAGACGTTCGAGGCAAGTATATGTCGGAGGGTGAATTTGAAGCTTACAGGCCATTTATCCCTCATAAGAAAAATAAAACCGACACGGACGAAAGTTCCGATACTTATGACACCATCGAATGGTTAATCAGCAACATTGACGGGAACAATGGCAAAGTTGGAAGTTGGGGCATATCGGCTCCCGGATATTACACAACCATGACCGCTGTCGAAGCCCATTCTGCATTAAAAGTTGCGTCTCCGCAAGCGCCTGTCGCGGATTGGTTCATGGGCGACGATCGCCACCATAATGGTGCATTTTTTCTGATGGGCACCTTCGCTTTCCTGTCTTCATATGGAGCGCCGCGGCCGGAGCCGACATCTAAGGGAACGCCGCAATTCTCTGCATACGGAACGCCTGATTCTTATGAGTTTTATAAAAATCTGGGGCCATTGAAAAATGTTAATGAGAAGATCTTCAAAAACCAAAACCGCATCTGGAACCAGATGATGGAGAATGAGACCTACAACGACTTTTGGAAAGCGCGGACGCCTGTGCCGCATTTGAAAAACATCAAACCGGCGGTCATGGTGGTTGGAGGCTGGTTTGATCAGGAAGATCTTTACGGGCCGCTAAAAACATATCAGGGCATAGAAAATAATAAACCAAAGTCCCCTAACCTGCTCGTAATGGGCCCCTGGATTCATGGCGGCTGGGCGCGCGGAACGGGAGAATCCCTGGGGAATATTCGTTTCGGTTCCCAGACAAGCGCTTTTTATCAGAAAGAAATTGAGTTTCCGTTTTTTAGCCATTATCTCAAAGATCAGCCGCAGCCGTCACTTCCCAAAGCTTATATCTTCGAAACCGGAGCTAATGAATGGAGAAAGTATGACCAGTGGCCTCCGAAAAATGCTGTTTTGAAAAAACTTTATCTGCATCCCGACGGAACATTATCGTTCTCGCCCACGATGACCACCATGCAGGTTGGCGCTAAGCCCGCATTTGATGAGTATGAGAGTGACCCGAACAAGCCTGTTCCCTACACATCCGAGATCCGCATTATCCGGGGAAGCGACTTTATGTATGAAGATCAGCGCTTTGCAGCATTACGCCCCGATGTGCTCGTCTATCAGTCCGAGGTGCTGAAAGAAGATGTCACCATCTCCGGCAATGTAGTTGCGGATTTATTCATTTCGTCAACCGGCACCGACGCCGACTTCGTAGTTAAGCTGATCGACGTTTACCCGGGCGATGCGCCAAATGACAGTCCTATTAATCCGAACATGAAAATGGGCGGTTTTCAGCTCCTGGTACGCGGGGAAGTGATGCGTGCGAAGTTTCGCAACAGCTTTTCCAACCCTGTCCCTTTAACTCCGGATAAGATCGAGGAAGTAAAATTTGATATGCAGGATGCCGCGCACCGTTTTAAAAAGGGTCACAAAATTATGATCCAGGTCCAGAGTTCATGGTTTCCGTTGGTTGACCGCAATCCGCAGAAATTTGTCAACATTTACAAAGCCGACGAGCAGGATTTCCAAAAAGCGAAGCACAAGGTCTATTTGTCAGGAGAGCATTCTTCCTACGTTGGGGTAAGTGTGGTTGAGTAA
- a CDS encoding response regulator, whose translation MSVKGPIISIEDDSDDQFLIRSVLEELEIPNQLIFFSNGLDALLFLETTEQQPFVILCDINMPVMNGLELRLRIEQNEYLKKKSIPFIFLSTADNPHIISAAYDATIQGFFKKENSFEDLKKRIKIIFEYWQSCLHPNNYA comes from the coding sequence ATGTCAGTAAAAGGGCCAATCATCTCCATTGAAGACGATTCTGATGATCAGTTCTTGATTAGAAGCGTCCTGGAAGAATTAGAGATTCCAAATCAGCTGATTTTTTTCTCGAACGGGCTGGATGCTTTGCTTTTTCTGGAAACGACTGAGCAACAGCCCTTCGTCATTTTGTGCGACATTAATATGCCGGTCATGAATGGATTGGAGCTGCGTCTGCGAATCGAGCAAAATGAATATTTGAAAAAAAAATCCATTCCTTTCATTTTTTTAAGCACTGCTGACAACCCGCACATCATTTCAGCGGCCTATGATGCAACAATTCAGGGATTTTTTAAGAAAGAGAACAGCTTCGAAGATCTGAAAAAGAGGATCAAGATCATTTTCGAATATTGGCAAAGCTGTCTGCACCCGAATAATTACGCGTAG
- a CDS encoding SUMF1/EgtB/PvdO family nonheme iron enzyme gives MVTNAEFIAFMEAGGYQDFNLWLDEGWSWVNDNSINAPMYWHKINGEWHYYTLDGLQKVNPDAILSHINFYEASAFAQWKGMRLPTEFEWEIASDHVNWGKRWEWTNSAYLPYPGFSKAPGAVGEYNGKFMINQMVLRGASVATSPGHSRKTYRNFFHAHERWQYTGIRLVK, from the coding sequence TTGGTTACCAATGCAGAATTCATCGCATTCATGGAAGCGGGCGGTTATCAGGACTTTAACCTGTGGCTGGACGAAGGCTGGTCGTGGGTGAATGATAACAGCATCAATGCGCCCATGTATTGGCATAAAATAAATGGCGAGTGGCATTATTATACGTTGGATGGATTGCAAAAAGTGAATCCGGACGCTATTTTAAGCCACATCAACTTTTACGAGGCGTCGGCATTTGCACAATGGAAAGGCATGCGGTTGCCGACCGAATTCGAATGGGAAATTGCTTCCGATCATGTCAATTGGGGCAAGCGTTGGGAGTGGACAAACAGCGCCTATCTCCCCTATCCGGGCTTTTCAAAGGCTCCGGGCGCGGTTGGCGAGTATAATGGTAAGTTCATGATCAACCAAATGGTGCTCCGCGGCGCGTCTGTTGCAACCTCTCCCGGGCATAGCCGAAAAACTTACCGCAACTTTTTTCACGCACACGAGCGCTGGCAATATACAGGCATAAGGCTGGTGAAGTAA